A portion of the Sphingobacterium spiritivorum genome contains these proteins:
- the accD gene encoding acetyl-CoA carboxylase, carboxyltransferase subunit beta, protein MSWFKREKAGINTATENKKEAPDGLWNKCPSCKKPLLNIEQIENNYVCQYCGYHIRIGSAAYFSILFDDNNFTELFSDLRSGDPIHFVDTKPYAERLVEVQAKTGLKDALRSAHGKLNGQDLVVACMDFTFIGGSMGSVVGEKIARSIDYCLEHKIPFMLISKSGGARMMEAAFSLMQMAKTSAKLALLSQAKIPYICLLTDPTTGGVTASYAMLGDINIAEPGALIGFAGPRVIKETIKKDLPKGFQTSEFLLEHGFLDFIVDRRELKQKVSTFLKLVK, encoded by the coding sequence ATGAGTTGGTTTAAAAGAGAGAAAGCAGGGATAAATACCGCAACTGAAAACAAAAAAGAAGCTCCTGACGGGCTTTGGAATAAATGTCCTTCGTGTAAAAAACCCCTATTAAATATAGAACAGATTGAAAACAACTATGTATGTCAGTACTGTGGTTATCACATTCGTATTGGCTCTGCAGCATATTTTTCGATTCTGTTTGATGATAACAATTTCACCGAACTTTTCAGCGATTTAAGATCCGGAGACCCTATCCACTTCGTGGACACCAAGCCTTACGCTGAGCGTCTGGTAGAAGTGCAGGCTAAAACAGGTTTAAAGGATGCGCTGCGCAGTGCACATGGTAAATTGAACGGTCAGGATCTGGTAGTCGCTTGTATGGATTTCACCTTTATCGGTGGTTCTATGGGTTCTGTTGTTGGTGAGAAAATCGCAAGATCTATTGATTACTGCCTGGAACATAAGATTCCTTTTATGTTAATCTCCAAATCCGGAGGAGCACGTATGATGGAAGCTGCATTTTCGTTGATGCAAATGGCGAAGACTTCAGCAAAACTTGCTTTATTAAGTCAGGCTAAAATCCCATATATCTGCTTGTTGACGGATCCGACTACAGGTGGTGTAACAGCATCATATGCAATGCTGGGTGATATCAATATTGCTGAGCCAGGAGCTTTGATCGGCTTTGCAGGACCTCGCGTTATCAAAGAAACAATCAAAAAAGATCTTCCTAAAGGTTTCCAGACTTCCGAATTTTTACTGGAACATGGATTTTTAGATTTTATTGTAGATCGCCGTGAATTAAAACAGAAAGTTTCCACTTTTCTAAAGTTGGTTAAATAG
- a CDS encoding DUF6443 domain-containing protein yields the protein MKKQLLSTILTLSTLLTLSIVKAQNTDLILTSYSGQGQIKASSSVTLKPGFHIPSGSTVRIYTSSSLQTHPVLQTQLSGNQNYILTRTFRKAGVTLANLSQSRTVEEENQTVQYFDGLGRPMQSIQVMASPTHKDIVQHVEYDGFGRESKKYLPYATSASMDGSYKPTAGVDVMNFYNPTSGWDAAVKKTGYPYSETQFENSPLNRVQAQGSPGEAWQLSSGHTVRTEYGTNVANDVKLWQLNAAENGATATFYQPGRLYKTTTKDENWSSGKSGTVEEYKDFDGRVVLKRIWETESKKLETHYVYDDFGDLRYVVPPAVTVNTFSEDAADPNYDAYIYGYKYDERRRLTEKKIPGKGKEELVYNNNNQIVLSRDANRRAAGEWLFSKYDAFGRVIMTGIYNSTESAAALTAQIHSNGQTAGRLWENPTTTDQGYTNAVFPTTIAYYHTINYYDRYDFPENSFGAPAGNQASGGRVKTLLTGTKTTTLGTGNMLLTTHYYDLEGRIIQSKSQNHIGGTEITDNSYSFTGELESSTRRHTVNGQITTITTINEYDHVGRLINSRQQINSQPEITLLANSYNEIGQLKTKTVGADQQGNNPVNTTDYRYNERGWMTSSTSPHFSQQLRYQDPVKGAAAQWNGNISEQQWGQTTTLNQHFVYSYDKLNRLTSGSSPTSGMSEILNYDDMGNITQLTRDGSGISYSYTGNRLNTVSGGINGSYSYDENGNAKTDRMGMNLSYNHLNLPQQVTGAGNTITYLYDAGGNKLRKTANTTGERDYAGGIEYQNGVIELIHTAEGVAYRNANGDYTYRYNLTDHLGNVRATIYRNPGTNAVEVLQRDDYYPFGLQKSPNPVYGNNKYLYNGKEKQEELGGQLDYGARFYDPMIGRWNVADPLAEQYRRWSPYNYTMNNPIRFIDPDGMAVEEIEGGFKYTKEDAVAMFSQLKNEYLDQNEQDPPQNPPIKGYWNSFRKATNEYAPFDKVGQTFTRWIGEGPSAMLNDLGGVTGNFTYGLGSLLFSETYVSSYNNFRNYLSSSSEEKGFVDGRSVSSLIEGAVTYAPLAMYTNSALSFQINGGYGAFGLDGLNIGNYNINLFYANRTPGAGTYLSIKQRVEGGSLFRWDYGTIHKTQTMLPHSTIRFYWNGKRYGNTQQRTFLPSSFRAPFFRTIK from the coding sequence ATGAAAAAACAGCTTTTATCCACAATATTAACCTTATCCACGCTCTTAACCCTATCCATAGTTAAGGCACAAAATACGGATCTGATCCTGACCAGCTACAGCGGTCAGGGTCAGATCAAAGCCAGTAGCAGTGTTACGCTGAAGCCGGGCTTCCATATTCCCTCAGGCAGTACGGTACGGATCTATACCAGCAGCAGTCTGCAGACACACCCGGTTTTACAAACCCAGCTGAGTGGTAACCAGAACTACATCCTGACACGTACCTTTCGCAAGGCAGGGGTGACGCTCGCTAACCTATCCCAGTCCCGCACAGTAGAAGAGGAGAACCAGACAGTACAGTACTTTGACGGCCTGGGCAGACCTATGCAGAGTATACAGGTCATGGCTTCCCCTACACACAAAGACATTGTGCAGCATGTAGAGTACGACGGCTTTGGCAGGGAGAGCAAAAAATATCTTCCTTATGCCACTTCTGCAAGCATGGATGGCAGCTATAAGCCCACAGCCGGAGTGGATGTAATGAATTTCTATAATCCTACCTCCGGCTGGGATGCAGCAGTAAAGAAAACAGGCTATCCCTATTCGGAAACCCAGTTTGAGAACAGTCCGCTGAACCGGGTGCAGGCTCAGGGTTCTCCCGGCGAAGCCTGGCAACTGAGCTCAGGCCATACGGTACGCACAGAGTATGGTACCAATGTAGCTAATGATGTAAAACTATGGCAGCTCAATGCAGCCGAAAACGGAGCCACAGCAACCTTCTATCAACCAGGCAGGCTGTACAAAACCACCACCAAAGATGAGAACTGGAGCAGTGGCAAGAGCGGTACCGTAGAAGAATACAAAGACTTTGATGGAAGAGTGGTATTGAAACGGATCTGGGAAACAGAGAGTAAAAAACTGGAGACGCATTATGTCTACGATGACTTCGGCGACCTTCGCTATGTAGTCCCACCTGCAGTGACTGTTAACACATTCAGTGAAGATGCTGCAGACCCCAACTATGATGCATACATCTATGGTTATAAATATGACGAACGCAGACGCTTAACAGAGAAGAAGATCCCGGGTAAAGGAAAAGAAGAACTGGTGTATAATAATAACAACCAAATAGTGCTGAGCCGTGATGCCAACCGCAGAGCAGCCGGGGAATGGCTGTTCAGCAAATACGATGCATTTGGCCGGGTAATTATGACCGGTATCTACAATAGCACCGAGAGTGCAGCTGCGCTGACTGCCCAGATCCACAGCAATGGCCAGACAGCCGGCCGGCTTTGGGAAAACCCGACAACTACAGATCAGGGGTATACCAATGCTGTCTTTCCAACCACTATTGCGTATTACCATACGATCAACTACTACGACCGCTATGACTTTCCGGAGAACAGCTTTGGAGCTCCGGCAGGTAATCAGGCTTCCGGAGGACGGGTAAAGACCTTGTTGACGGGAACCAAAACCACCACACTGGGTACAGGTAATATGCTGCTGACCACCCATTATTATGATCTGGAAGGACGGATCATCCAGAGTAAGAGTCAGAACCATATTGGTGGTACAGAAATCACGGACAACAGCTACAGCTTCACCGGAGAACTGGAAAGCAGCACCCGCAGACATACCGTTAACGGACAAATCACTACTATCACCACCATCAATGAATACGATCATGTCGGCCGTCTGATCAACAGCAGACAACAGATCAACAGTCAACCAGAAATTACCTTACTGGCCAACAGTTACAACGAGATCGGACAGCTCAAGACAAAGACCGTAGGCGCAGATCAGCAGGGAAATAACCCGGTGAATACGACAGACTACCGGTACAATGAGCGGGGATGGATGACAAGCAGTACTTCACCTCACTTTAGTCAGCAGCTCCGTTATCAGGATCCGGTCAAAGGAGCAGCAGCACAATGGAACGGCAATATCTCCGAACAGCAATGGGGGCAGACGACAACTCTCAATCAGCACTTTGTATACAGTTATGATAAACTGAACCGGTTGACCAGCGGAAGCAGTCCCACATCCGGGATGTCTGAAATCCTGAACTACGATGATATGGGTAATATAACTCAACTTACCCGTGATGGATCCGGGATCAGCTACAGCTATACCGGCAATAGACTAAATACCGTATCGGGTGGTATCAATGGCAGCTACAGCTATGATGAAAACGGCAATGCAAAGACCGACCGTATGGGAATGAATCTGAGCTACAATCACCTGAATCTACCACAGCAGGTGACAGGAGCAGGGAACACGATTACCTACCTGTATGATGCAGGTGGCAATAAACTTCGAAAAACAGCAAACACCACGGGAGAGCGGGATTATGCCGGCGGAATAGAATACCAGAATGGAGTAATCGAGTTGATCCATACTGCAGAAGGGGTAGCCTACCGAAATGCGAATGGAGATTACACGTACAGATACAACCTGACGGATCACCTGGGCAATGTCAGAGCTACCATCTACCGGAACCCGGGTACAAATGCAGTGGAAGTCTTACAAAGAGATGATTACTATCCGTTTGGCTTACAGAAATCCCCAAATCCGGTATATGGAAATAATAAGTATCTTTATAATGGCAAAGAGAAACAGGAGGAGTTAGGTGGCCAACTGGACTATGGAGCAAGGTTCTATGACCCTATGATTGGAAGATGGAATGTGGCGGATCCGTTGGCGGAACAATACAGACGATGGTCTCCATATAATTACACCATGAACAATCCGATACGCTTTATCGATCCGGATGGGATGGCTGTTGAGGAAATCGAGGGAGGATTCAAATATACCAAAGAAGATGCTGTAGCTATGTTCAGCCAATTGAAAAATGAATATTTGGATCAGAATGAACAAGATCCTCCTCAGAATCCCCCGATAAAAGGTTACTGGAACTCATTCAGAAAAGCAACTAATGAGTATGCACCATTTGATAAAGTTGGACAAACTTTTACGAGATGGATTGGTGAAGGTCCAAGTGCGATGTTGAACGATCTTGGTGGAGTAACAGGAAATTTTACATATGGACTTGGAAGTTTACTCTTTAGCGAAACTTATGTCAGTAGTTATAACAATTTTAGAAATTATCTTAGTTCATCTTCAGAAGAGAAGGGGTTTGTTGATGGTAGATCTGTATCATCATTAATAGAGGGGGCTGTGACATATGCTCCTTTAGCGATGTATACAAATTCAGCATTATCATTCCAAATAAACGGTGGATATGGTGCTTTTGGATTAGATGGACTTAATATTGGAAATTATAACATTAATCTATTTTATGCAAATCGAACTCCTGGTGCAGGAACGTATTTAAGTATTAAACAAAGAGTAGAAGGTGGAAGTTTATTTCGTTGGGATTATGGCACAATTCATAAAACACAAACAATGTTACCACATTCTACAATACGTTTTTACTGGAATGGTAAAAGATATGGCAATACACAACAGAGAACTTTCTTGCCAAGTTCTTTCAGAGCACCTTTCTTTAGAACAATTAAATAA
- a CDS encoding RHS repeat domain-containing protein: protein MTGGGNTITYQYYAGGIEYQNGVIELIHTAEGVAYRNANGTYTYRYNLTDHLGNVRATIYRNPSTNAVEVLQRDDYYPFGLQKSPNPVYGNNKYLYNGKEKQEELGGQLDYGARFYDPVIGRWNVADPLAEKYYPYSAYNYTLNDPIGKLDPNGMWVATAEGWSTNDPNDIAEFMQQMQGDDQDKGGKKKNQQDPPKKGRNSKGGTNDVYGDGGKVLYNGKAMFGTNFIGPGPDEDPRDLGLVPLDMIDMAAMNHDLSYFINKSSGIKGAFIDLKVLDADKKLVKEAFKVIKQYKKGGD, encoded by the coding sequence GTGACTGGAGGAGGGAACACGATTACCTACCAGTATTATGCAGGCGGAATAGAATACCAGAACGGAGTAATCGAACTTATCCATACCGCAGAAGGCGTGGCCTACCGGAATGCGAATGGCACATACACCTACCGGTATAACCTGACGGACCACCTGGGCAATGTCAGAGCTACCATCTACCGGAACCCGAGTACAAATGCAGTGGAAGTCTTACAAAGAGATGATTACTATCCGTTTGGTTTACAGAAGTCCCCAAATCCGGTATATGGAAATAATAAGTATCTTTATAATGGCAAAGAGAAGCAGGAGGAGTTAGGTGGCCAGTTGGACTATGGAGCCAGATTCTACGACCCTGTGATTGGAAGATGGAATGTGGCGGATCCGTTGGCGGAGAAATACTATCCCTATTCAGCATACAATTATACGCTTAATGATCCGATAGGAAAGTTAGACCCTAATGGTATGTGGGTTGCAACAGCAGAAGGCTGGTCTACTAATGATCCCAATGATATTGCTGAGTTCATGCAACAAATGCAGGGAGATGATCAGGATAAAGGAGGGAAAAAGAAAAACCAACAGGATCCTCCTAAAAAAGGTAGAAATTCAAAGGGGGGCACTAATGATGTGTATGGTGATGGGGGAAAAGTTCTTTATAATGGAAAGGCAATGTTTGGAACAAATTTTATTGGTCCAGGCCCTGATGAAGACCCCAGGGATTTGGGCCTCGTTCCCTTAGATATGATAGATATGGCGGCAATGAATCATGATTTGTCTTATTTTATTAACAAATCTAGTGGTATAAAAGGAGCTTTTATAGACTTAAAAGTTTTGGATGCTGATAAAAAATTAGTCAAAGAAGCTTTCAAAGTGATTAAGCAATATAAAAAGGGGGGGGATTGA
- a CDS encoding MFS transporter, translating to MKETVSKKGIWKVIGASSMGTLIEWYDFFIFGSLSVVISTKFFPSDNPTAAFLSTLATFAAGFVVRPFGALFFGRLGDMIGRKYTFMVTLLLMGGATFLIGCIPSYDSIGFWAPLLVLILRLLQGLALGGEYGGAATYVAEHAPKGQRGYWTSWIQTTATFGLFISLIVILLTKSILSAEQFDTWGWRVPFMLSIIMVYVSYLIRKNMDESPEFQKAKTEGKVSVNPLKESFGNRYNLKFVLLALFGAAMGQGVVWYTGQFYSMSFMKTVMFLDSDQADTILGTALLIGTPFFIVFGWLSDKIGRKWIMLSGMLLAILTYRPIYKAMYVVTDTQQKEEVIAKTTRTSGLDEVHNASFQTIEKEYTDGTTSKVTTSATIGEAKETVKTTITIQGKNRAWLTALIFIQIIYITMVYGPIAAFLVEMFPVKIRYTSMSLPYHIGNGIFGGLLPAVSTYLASNAKTAQDPEFYLAGLWYPIIISAVCFIIGALYINKSIIHKNVND from the coding sequence ATGAAAGAAACAGTCAGTAAAAAGGGAATCTGGAAAGTCATCGGTGCCTCCTCTATGGGAACACTGATTGAATGGTACGATTTCTTTATTTTCGGAAGTCTCTCCGTAGTCATTTCTACGAAGTTTTTTCCTTCAGACAATCCAACGGCAGCTTTTCTGTCCACATTAGCCACATTTGCTGCCGGATTTGTGGTCCGGCCATTCGGAGCCTTATTTTTCGGAAGACTGGGCGATATGATAGGTCGCAAATACACATTTATGGTCACTTTGCTCCTGATGGGAGGAGCTACTTTTCTGATAGGCTGTATTCCAAGCTACGATTCTATTGGTTTCTGGGCACCCCTGCTGGTTCTTATTCTGCGACTTCTGCAAGGGTTAGCCTTAGGAGGTGAATACGGAGGAGCGGCCACGTATGTGGCAGAGCATGCTCCGAAAGGTCAGCGTGGATACTGGACGTCCTGGATTCAGACAACGGCAACCTTTGGTTTGTTTATTTCTCTGATTGTAATCCTGCTGACCAAAAGTATATTGTCGGCAGAACAATTTGATACCTGGGGATGGCGTGTACCTTTTATGTTATCTATTATTATGGTATATGTCTCTTACCTGATTCGTAAGAATATGGATGAATCTCCTGAGTTCCAGAAAGCAAAGACGGAAGGCAAAGTGTCTGTTAATCCTTTGAAAGAGAGTTTTGGCAACCGGTATAATCTGAAATTTGTACTTCTGGCACTATTCGGAGCTGCTATGGGACAGGGCGTAGTCTGGTACACAGGGCAGTTTTACTCCATGAGCTTTATGAAAACGGTCATGTTTCTGGATTCAGATCAGGCTGACACCATATTAGGTACTGCTTTATTGATAGGGACTCCTTTTTTTATCGTTTTTGGCTGGCTGAGTGATAAGATCGGCCGGAAATGGATTATGCTTTCAGGTATGCTTCTGGCTATCCTAACCTACAGACCTATTTATAAAGCTATGTATGTGGTGACTGATACCCAACAAAAGGAAGAAGTCATTGCAAAAACGACCCGTACATCCGGATTGGATGAGGTTCATAATGCCAGTTTTCAAACTATAGAAAAAGAGTACACAGATGGTACCACTTCAAAAGTCACTACCTCTGCAACTATCGGCGAAGCTAAAGAAACTGTCAAGACAACAATCACTATACAGGGCAAAAACAGAGCCTGGCTCACCGCTCTTATCTTTATACAGATTATTTATATCACAATGGTCTATGGTCCTATAGCAGCCTTTCTGGTAGAAATGTTCCCCGTGAAAATACGTTATACGTCTATGTCCTTACCTTATCATATAGGTAACGGTATATTTGGGGGGCTTCTTCCTGCCGTATCAACCTATCTGGCCAGTAATGCAAAAACCGCTCAGGATCCTGAGTTTTATCTTGCCGGACTCTGGTATCCGATTATAATTTCGGCGGTATGTTTTATAATAGGAGCCCTCTATATTAACAAATCTATTATTCACAAAAATGTTAATGACTAA
- a CDS encoding DUF5977 domain-containing protein has translation MTASINGYGDISNEIEFQYNPFLQNPQNGTSYVEASYTSQNSIYNQTEVQCICMCFQGKITGIDNSLRYEFMLPATGNIRIENILVPGKKYKLSFYKKEGYCNGALARILVTLKWKGVEDNIVDRPKRTIVGGLRIKQYTELDNDGKISHRKQYFYTNKNNPTKSSGSVVTPQIHTHKLRSRIDKTVYGSSVPVTELQQKSIFQYSNSSYYPLQTTDGGYVGYSDVEIKTINTKDINDYQLERFSYTAPKDFQDTYFDDTKLYSPSFLGSLPITSSSPPVDSKEWMRGKVLNHEILKKAANGNLNTIESTQFIYEVVIDKTVKGMSYYNFAYDKFDPLFVFKAYLYNFYQYSVGNFLLKKEVKTNYETPSYPLTITKEYNYHPQNLDYITEVNTRDSQGKLKLLRYKYVYDFLSGTNQIPIANVLLSKNFVNKPFRDEVLINERTLKVIDYTYDVFNNQYLKLKSISQKNGSNLEIDRNDFLHYDSYGNPLAVKKTDGPVTSYLWGYNGQYPVAEIVHAHYNDVVSAIGGQSVVDALNSGTVTVDYIRQKMDILRSHLPGSHITSYTYKPLVGITSKTDFRGITEYYEYDALQRLTTIKDNNGNILKTFCYNFAGQQVECFGTSSHYYNDELSREFIKNDCPSGKGGEKIRYTVPANKYSAATKQQANERALSDLNQNGQPFANQNGRCLDLFYNVEQSDQFIKDNCPVGYDGYLEINHTIPAGLYSGSSQAEANQNARDVLIEEGLVLARLQGQCRLISPLSESDLSYTTLSSDLDYGGEIHRNAVTNIRLQWQRDIPEGLSWNISVSLDGNTNASYNISFTNSNQTEFAIIPHGTIPSSITSAQILIEAGSEVSNESFFYSFPVTLKGQ, from the coding sequence GTGACAGCTTCAATAAACGGATATGGAGATATCAGTAACGAAATCGAATTTCAGTATAACCCGTTCTTACAAAACCCACAAAATGGAACTTCTTATGTAGAAGCATCGTATACTTCACAAAACAGCATATATAATCAGACAGAAGTTCAATGTATATGTATGTGTTTTCAAGGCAAAATCACTGGAATAGATAATAGCCTGAGATACGAATTTATGCTCCCCGCTACAGGCAACATACGTATTGAGAATATTTTAGTCCCGGGGAAAAAATACAAATTATCCTTTTATAAGAAAGAGGGCTATTGTAATGGAGCGTTAGCCAGAATTTTGGTTACATTAAAATGGAAAGGTGTTGAAGATAATATCGTAGATCGTCCTAAGAGAACAATAGTAGGAGGTTTGAGAATAAAACAATACACTGAGCTAGATAATGATGGTAAAATTTCTCATCGTAAACAATACTTTTACACAAACAAAAACAATCCCACCAAATCCTCCGGTTCGGTGGTGACACCTCAAATTCATACACACAAACTACGTTCAAGAATTGACAAAACTGTATATGGTTCATCAGTCCCTGTAACAGAGCTACAGCAAAAGTCTATTTTTCAATATAGTAACAGCAGTTATTATCCGCTTCAAACTACAGACGGAGGATATGTTGGTTATTCCGATGTTGAAATTAAAACGATTAATACAAAGGATATAAATGACTATCAACTGGAACGATTTTCTTATACCGCACCAAAAGACTTTCAGGATACATATTTTGATGACACAAAATTGTATAGTCCATCATTTTTGGGGTCCTTACCCATAACATCATCATCTCCTCCGGTCGATTCGAAAGAATGGATGAGAGGAAAAGTTCTAAATCATGAAATTCTAAAAAAAGCAGCAAACGGCAATTTAAATACAATTGAATCAACTCAGTTTATATACGAAGTGGTAATTGACAAAACAGTCAAGGGAATGAGTTATTATAATTTTGCTTATGATAAATTTGATCCTCTATTTGTATTTAAAGCCTATCTATATAATTTCTATCAGTATTCTGTAGGTAATTTTCTGTTAAAAAAAGAGGTTAAAACTAATTATGAAACTCCCTCTTACCCTCTTACTATTACCAAAGAATATAATTATCATCCTCAAAATCTGGATTACATTACCGAAGTAAATACGAGAGATAGCCAAGGAAAGCTTAAATTACTGAGATATAAGTATGTTTATGATTTTCTATCCGGTACTAACCAGATTCCAATTGCAAATGTCTTACTATCTAAGAATTTTGTAAATAAGCCCTTCAGAGATGAAGTATTAATAAATGAAAGAACGCTAAAAGTTATTGATTACACATATGATGTGTTTAACAATCAGTACTTGAAACTTAAAAGTATTTCTCAAAAAAACGGAAGTAATCTGGAAATTGACAGAAACGACTTCTTACACTACGATAGCTATGGCAATCCTTTAGCTGTAAAGAAAACCGATGGTCCGGTTACCAGTTACCTCTGGGGTTACAACGGACAGTATCCTGTTGCCGAAATTGTCCATGCACATTATAATGACGTCGTTTCAGCCATTGGTGGACAAAGTGTAGTCGATGCGCTGAATAGCGGAACGGTCACAGTGGATTATATCCGTCAGAAGATGGACATTTTACGCTCCCATCTTCCCGGTTCTCATATTACTTCTTATACCTACAAACCCCTAGTCGGCATAACGAGCAAGACCGACTTTCGAGGAATCACTGAATACTATGAGTACGATGCTCTCCAACGACTTACAACTATTAAAGATAATAATGGTAATATTTTAAAGACATTCTGTTACAACTTCGCAGGACAACAGGTTGAGTGTTTTGGTACTTCTTCCCATTATTATAATGATGAGCTTTCAAGAGAATTTATTAAGAATGATTGTCCTTCGGGCAAAGGAGGTGAAAAAATTCGTTATACTGTCCCGGCAAATAAATATTCAGCTGCGACCAAACAACAGGCAAATGAAAGAGCTTTAAGTGACCTAAATCAAAATGGTCAACCATTTGCTAATCAAAATGGTCGTTGTCTGGATTTATTTTATAATGTTGAACAATCTGACCAGTTTATCAAAGACAATTGCCCTGTAGGATACGATGGATATCTAGAAATTAATCATACAATTCCTGCAGGCCTGTATTCAGGCAGTTCACAAGCCGAGGCTAACCAGAATGCACGAGATGTACTGATCGAAGAGGGACTTGTATTAGCACGTCTACAAGGACAATGTAGATTAATATCTCCATTATCTGAATCTGATCTATCTTATACAACATTATCCTCAGATTTAGATTATGGGGGCGAAATTCATAGAAATGCAGTTACCAATATTCGTCTGCAATGGCAGCGCGATATACCTGAGGGACTAAGTTGGAACATCAGTGTCAGCTTGGATGGGAATACTAATGCTTCATACAATATCTCATTTACGAACTCCAATCAAACAGAATTTGCAATCATTCCCCATGGCACTATTCCAAGTTCGATTACATCTGCACAAATACTTATTGAGGCGGGTTCAGAGGTTAGCAATGAATCGTTCTTTTACTCTTTTCCGGTAACTCTAAAAGGACAATAG
- the dprA gene encoding DNA-processing protein DprA: MNTLLQIALTKVKGIGPRLSRSLLSHCDSVEAIFSASKKQLLTIPGINTAIIDRIRSKDVLLEAEQELAFISAHHIDLLWIEDDRYPRRLRECDDAPVLLYYKGSESLNPARTISIVGTRKATTYGQRICDELIEELKHPDIQIISGLAYGIDIYAHQTALRHDIPTLGILGHGLDRIYPAAHRRIAADMVSCGGLLTEFTSGTNPDRQNFPMRNRIIAGMADVTIVIEAASRGGALITAEIANTYNRDVCAFPGGIDQESSAGCNYLIKTNRAHLIRNAADLFYLMNWEQEQNQNQKSSAQLSLLPPQLSEEQEKIFQFLQQQNAVPIDEIAIHCALPQSQLAISLLELEMEGIILSMPGKVYKLHHLYQH, from the coding sequence ATGAATACTTTACTACAAATAGCTTTGACCAAAGTAAAAGGCATTGGTCCCCGATTGTCACGATCTCTTCTTTCTCATTGCGACTCTGTGGAAGCTATTTTTTCTGCTTCAAAGAAACAGCTTTTAACCATTCCCGGCATTAATACAGCTATTATAGACCGCATACGGTCAAAGGACGTATTACTGGAAGCGGAGCAGGAACTGGCATTTATCTCCGCTCATCATATAGACCTGCTGTGGATAGAAGACGATCGTTATCCCAGACGATTACGTGAATGTGATGATGCTCCTGTGCTGCTCTATTATAAAGGTTCGGAATCGCTCAACCCGGCCAGGACCATCAGTATCGTCGGCACACGAAAAGCAACAACATACGGACAACGGATCTGCGATGAACTGATTGAGGAGCTAAAACATCCCGATATACAGATCATCAGCGGTCTGGCTTATGGCATTGATATTTATGCTCATCAGACTGCACTTCGTCATGATATCCCAACCTTAGGCATATTGGGACATGGACTGGACCGTATATATCCGGCTGCACACCGGAGAATAGCTGCGGATATGGTGTCCTGTGGAGGGTTACTTACGGAATTCACTTCCGGTACAAATCCGGACAGACAAAATTTCCCGATGCGTAACCGGATAATCGCTGGAATGGCAGATGTAACTATTGTTATTGAAGCGGCATCAAGAGGTGGCGCCCTGATTACTGCAGAAATAGCGAACACCTACAATCGGGATGTATGTGCCTTTCCAGGAGGTATTGATCAGGAATCTTCCGCAGGATGTAATTACCTGATCAAAACAAACCGCGCTCACCTTATCCGTAATGCTGCAGATCTCTTTTATCTGATGAACTGGGAACAAGAGCAAAACCAAAATCAAAAATCTTCAGCTCAGCTATCATTACTTCCACCCCAACTCAGCGAAGAGCAGGAAAAAATATTTCAATTTCTGCAACAGCAGAATGCAGTTCCTATTGATGAGATCGCAATACATTGTGCATTACCTCAAAGTCAGCTTGCTATTTCACTCCTCGAACTGGAAATGGAAGGTATAATTCTCTCTATGCCCGGAAAAGTATATAAATTACATCACCTATATCAACACTAA
- a CDS encoding DUF6814 family protein — MESVKKLLGIVWIALALFTAYFCIFELAIPKIGTGHQEDLVFGIIILAVLTPIISVGLALFGYFAWTSEYHTEKM, encoded by the coding sequence ATGGAATCTGTAAAAAAACTTTTAGGAATTGTGTGGATAGCATTAGCACTTTTCACAGCTTATTTCTGCATTTTCGAACTTGCCATTCCAAAGATAGGCACCGGCCATCAGGAAGATCTGGTATTTGGGATCATCATACTGGCGGTTCTAACGCCTATTATTTCTGTCGGACTGGCCCTTTTCGGATATTTTGCGTGGACCAGTGAATACCACACGGAGAAAATGTAA